The following are encoded in a window of Amycolatopsis solani genomic DNA:
- a CDS encoding phosphotriesterase family protein has protein sequence MVETVRGAIAPEALGRVLMHEHLFVLSPEFAENYPEHEGFREDEHVPEAIRRLKELKDAGIDTIVDPTVIGLGRYIPRVQRVAAETEVNIVVATGLYTYNDVPHYLHFRGPGTLLQGEDPLVGMFVGDIRDGIAGTGVKAGLLKCATDEPGVTPGVERVLRAVAKAHAETGTPIMTHTHAGTRRGLEQQNIFEDEGVDLGRVLIGHSGDSTDLGYLTELADRGSLLGMDRFGLDLLLPFEQRVATVAAMCERGYAGSMVLSHDASCYIDWLPADQLPVLTPNWHYLHITRDVLPALRARGVSESDITTMLVDNPRRFLAPGS, from the coding sequence GTGGTCGAGACCGTCCGCGGCGCGATCGCGCCGGAAGCGCTGGGCCGGGTGCTCATGCACGAGCACCTCTTCGTGCTCAGCCCCGAATTCGCCGAGAACTACCCGGAGCACGAAGGGTTCCGCGAGGACGAGCACGTTCCCGAGGCGATCCGGCGGCTGAAGGAGCTGAAGGACGCCGGGATCGACACGATCGTCGACCCGACGGTGATCGGGCTCGGCCGGTACATCCCGCGCGTGCAGCGGGTGGCCGCGGAGACCGAGGTCAACATCGTCGTCGCCACCGGGCTCTACACCTACAACGACGTGCCGCACTACCTGCACTTCCGCGGGCCCGGCACGCTGCTGCAGGGCGAGGACCCGCTCGTCGGGATGTTCGTCGGGGACATCCGGGACGGGATCGCCGGCACCGGCGTCAAGGCCGGGCTCCTCAAGTGCGCCACCGACGAACCCGGCGTGACCCCGGGCGTCGAACGCGTGCTGCGCGCGGTGGCGAAGGCGCACGCCGAGACCGGCACGCCGATCATGACGCACACGCACGCCGGCACGCGGCGCGGGCTGGAGCAGCAGAACATCTTCGAGGACGAGGGCGTCGACCTGGGCCGGGTGCTGATCGGGCACTCCGGGGATTCGACGGACCTCGGCTACCTCACCGAGCTCGCCGACCGCGGGTCGCTGCTCGGCATGGACCGGTTCGGCCTCGACCTGCTGCTGCCGTTCGAGCAGCGCGTCGCCACCGTCGCGGCGATGTGCGAACGCGGCTACGCGGGCAGCATGGTGCTCTCGCACGACGCGTCCTGCTACATCGACTGGCTGCCCGCCGACCAGTTGCCGGTGCTCACGCCGAACTGGCACTACCTGCACATCACCCGGGACGTGCTGCCCGCGCTGCGGGCGCGCGGGGTGTCCGAATCGGACATCACGACGATGCTCGTGGACAACCCCCGGCGGTTCCTGGCGCCCGGGTCCTGA
- a CDS encoding tetratricopeptide repeat protein, with protein MSDTPPPGRRGPRARVAVVVGAGLLAIGATVLLSTGSPEPAVVAAGAPSALDRAITTAREKLAKRDQDPRTWAELGAAYVEAARAKADPTYYPKAEEALRKSVAQQPDGNGIALAGLGALANARHDFAAARDWGVKAREVLPDNAQVYGVLTDAYTQLGDTEAATTALQRMLDLKPGVSSFTRAAYEFELHGRVDDARHALERALADAVDPGDVVFCRHLLGKLAFDNGDLDTAQRHFDAGLRAVPDAGPLLQGRATVLAARGRTGEALAGFEDLVTRQPNLDNLQEYALLLTSAGAPEPAARQYAVIERQQRVDAESGANIDLEASLVAVDRGNARQALELAQAEWARRQPVFVADAVAWALHLNGRDAEALSYADRAASTGWRSAAVAYHRGMILAGLGRTPEAVAALTEALRINPHFSATGAPAARAALAKLGGTR; from the coding sequence ATGTCCGATACCCCACCGCCCGGGCGCCGGGGACCGCGAGCCCGCGTCGCCGTCGTCGTCGGCGCCGGCCTGCTCGCCATCGGTGCCACCGTGCTGCTCTCGACCGGATCACCGGAGCCGGCCGTCGTCGCGGCCGGTGCGCCGAGCGCCCTCGACCGGGCGATCACGACCGCGCGCGAAAAGCTCGCGAAGCGGGACCAAGATCCGCGGACCTGGGCCGAGCTCGGTGCCGCGTACGTCGAGGCGGCGCGCGCCAAGGCGGATCCCACCTACTACCCCAAAGCCGAGGAAGCACTGCGGAAATCCGTGGCGCAGCAACCCGACGGCAACGGGATCGCGCTGGCCGGCCTGGGCGCGCTCGCCAACGCGCGCCACGACTTCGCCGCCGCCCGCGACTGGGGCGTCAAGGCCAGGGAAGTGCTGCCGGACAACGCGCAGGTGTACGGCGTGCTCACCGACGCCTACACCCAGCTCGGCGACACCGAGGCCGCCACGACGGCGTTGCAGCGCATGCTGGACCTCAAGCCGGGCGTCTCGTCCTTCACCCGCGCCGCGTACGAATTCGAGCTGCACGGCCGCGTCGACGACGCCCGCCACGCGCTCGAGCGGGCGCTCGCGGACGCCGTCGACCCCGGCGACGTCGTGTTCTGCCGTCACCTGCTGGGAAAGCTCGCGTTCGACAACGGCGACCTCGACACCGCGCAGCGCCACTTCGACGCGGGTCTGCGCGCGGTCCCCGACGCAGGCCCGCTGCTGCAGGGGCGGGCGACGGTGCTGGCGGCCCGCGGCCGGACCGGCGAGGCGCTGGCCGGGTTCGAGGACCTCGTCACCCGGCAGCCGAACCTCGACAACCTGCAGGAGTACGCGCTGCTGCTGACGTCGGCGGGTGCGCCGGAACCGGCGGCCCGCCAGTACGCGGTCATCGAGCGGCAGCAACGGGTCGACGCCGAGTCCGGGGCCAACATCGACCTCGAGGCGTCCCTGGTCGCCGTCGACCGCGGCAACGCCCGGCAGGCCCTCGAACTCGCCCAGGCGGAGTGGGCGCGGCGGCAGCCCGTGTTCGTCGCGGACGCGGTCGCCTGGGCCCTGCACCTGAACGGCCGTGACGCCGAAGCGCTCAGCTACGCCGACCGCGCCGCGAGCACGGGCTGGCGCAGTGCCGCGGTCGCCTACCACCGCGGCATGATCCTGGCCGGGCTCGGCCGGACGCCCGAGGCCGTCGCGGCGCTGACCGAGGCGCTGCGGATCAACCCGCACTTCTCCGCCACCGGTGCCCCGGCCGCGCGGGCCGCGCTGGCGAAACTGGGAGGGACCCGATGA
- a CDS encoding DUF4331 domain-containing protein: MATRHTTRRRAALALAAGCTVLAGSLAGVAAGPALASSHREAPLISGDPPVDNTDVYAFVSPDKPDTVTLVANWFPFEEPNGGPTFYPWATDAHYDLNIDNNGDAKADLTYRWDFRTDDRRGNDTFLYNDDPVTSLDDPDLLFRQTYTLTLFDRPNNRVVTLASGAKVAPSNVGPASMPNYGVLRNQAITAIPGGGQSFAGQADDPFFLDLRVFDLLYGGNLSEVGQDTVAGYNVNTVALQVPKSALTLGGNPTRNPNIGVWSDTERYSITLRSPGVQQSSGSEVQVSRLGNPLVNEVVVPAGLKDKFNSLLPEQDRTVPALVNRINFPEVPALVQRIYGIPAPATPRNDLVEIFLYGITTKFGTQLGNLDLNSQLNNLDVNPANFAPSEQLRLNTSIAPAAQPSRLGLLGGDRQGFPNGRRLADDVLDISLQVLEGAAVSGPVAALAAGDRVDANNVAFGTTFPYVALPNNTAVNSRR, encoded by the coding sequence ATGGCCACACGTCACACCACCCGGCGCCGGGCGGCGCTCGCGCTCGCGGCCGGGTGCACCGTGCTGGCGGGCTCGCTGGCCGGTGTAGCCGCCGGACCGGCGCTCGCGTCGAGCCATCGGGAAGCACCGCTGATTTCCGGTGATCCGCCGGTCGACAACACCGATGTCTACGCGTTCGTCAGCCCGGACAAGCCGGACACCGTCACGCTCGTCGCGAACTGGTTCCCGTTCGAGGAACCCAACGGCGGGCCGACGTTCTACCCGTGGGCCACCGACGCCCACTACGACCTCAACATCGACAACAACGGGGACGCGAAGGCGGACCTCACCTACCGGTGGGACTTCCGCACCGACGACCGGCGGGGGAACGACACCTTCCTCTACAACGACGACCCGGTGACGTCGCTGGACGACCCGGATCTGTTGTTCCGCCAGACCTACACGCTGACGCTGTTCGACCGGCCGAACAACCGGGTCGTGACCCTGGCCAGCGGGGCGAAGGTCGCGCCGTCGAACGTCGGGCCGGCGTCGATGCCGAACTACGGCGTGCTCCGCAACCAGGCCATCACCGCGATCCCCGGCGGCGGGCAGAGCTTCGCCGGGCAGGCCGACGACCCGTTCTTCCTCGACCTGCGGGTCTTCGACCTGCTCTACGGCGGCAACCTGTCCGAGGTCGGGCAGGACACGGTGGCCGGCTACAACGTGAACACCGTCGCGCTGCAGGTGCCCAAGAGCGCGCTGACGCTCGGGGGCAACCCCACCCGGAACCCGAACATCGGGGTCTGGAGCGACACCGAGCGCTACTCGATCACGCTGCGGTCCCCCGGGGTGCAGCAGTCGAGCGGCTCGGAGGTCCAGGTGTCGCGCCTGGGCAACCCGCTGGTCAACGAAGTCGTGGTGCCCGCGGGCCTGAAGGACAAGTTCAACTCGCTGCTGCCGGAGCAGGACCGGACGGTGCCCGCGCTGGTGAACCGGATCAACTTCCCGGAGGTGCCCGCGCTCGTCCAGCGGATCTACGGCATTCCCGCGCCGGCCACGCCGCGCAACGACCTCGTGGAGATCTTCCTGTACGGGATCACCACGAAGTTCGGCACCCAGCTCGGGAACCTGGACCTCAACTCCCAGCTGAACAACCTCGACGTCAACCCGGCGAACTTCGCGCCGTCGGAGCAGCTGCGGCTGAACACGTCCATCGCGCCGGCCGCGCAGCCCAGCCGGCTCGGGTTGCTCGGGGGCGACCGCCAGGGGTTCCCGAACGGCCGCCGGCTGGCCGACGACGTGCTCGACATCAGCCTGCAGGTGCTGGAGGGCGCCGCGGTCAGCGGTCCCGTCGCGGCGCTCGCCGCGGGTGACCGGGTCGACGCGAACAACGTGGCGTTCGGCACGACGTTCCCGTACGTCGCGCTGCCCAACAACACCGCGGTCAACTCACGGCGCTAG
- a CDS encoding TetR/AcrR family transcriptional regulator has protein sequence MTRASTRKPGEAAGDDQAAVPRRLLEHATKLFAKKGFDRTSVQEIVEAAGVTKGAMYHYFDSKDDLLYEIYARVLREQTRQLESVADSGAPLRERLAAAASDVVVSSIDNLDDNTIFLQSMHQLSPDKRKAVRAERRKYHERFRGLVEEGQASGEFRADKPADVVVDFFFGSVHHLGSWYRRGGSLTARQIGDHYADLLLAALRPLDR, from the coding sequence GTGACCCGAGCAAGCACCCGCAAGCCCGGCGAAGCGGCCGGTGACGACCAGGCCGCCGTGCCCCGGCGGTTGCTGGAGCACGCCACGAAGCTGTTCGCGAAGAAGGGTTTCGACCGCACGTCCGTCCAGGAGATCGTCGAGGCCGCGGGCGTCACCAAGGGCGCGATGTACCACTACTTCGACTCCAAGGACGACCTGCTCTACGAAATCTACGCCCGGGTCCTGCGCGAGCAGACCCGGCAGCTGGAGAGCGTCGCCGACTCCGGCGCGCCGCTGCGGGAACGGCTCGCCGCCGCCGCGTCCGACGTCGTCGTCTCCAGCATCGACAACCTCGACGACAACACGATCTTCCTGCAGTCCATGCACCAGCTGTCGCCGGACAAGCGGAAGGCCGTGCGCGCCGAGCGCCGCAAGTACCACGAGCGCTTCCGCGGACTGGTCGAAGAGGGCCAGGCGTCGGGGGAGTTCCGCGCGGACAAGCCGGCCGACGTCGTCGTCGACTTCTTCTTCGGCTCGGTGCACCACCTCGGCTCGTGGTACCGGCGCGGCGGGTCGCTGACCGCCCGCCAGATCGGTGATCACTACGCGGATCTGCTCCTGGCCGCACTGCGCCCGCTGGACCGGTAG
- a CDS encoding endo alpha-1,4 polygalactosaminidase, whose product MRTLVGTLCLLAAVTACSPATPSAGGQAVTPSAVSLPPVRAGFDYQLGGAYPPADGVEVVSRDHTAAPAAGRYTICYVNAFQAQPGAEAEWGDLVLRDANGEPVIDEDWHEALLDLRTAGKRERVAAKVNRWVDDCAVKGFRAVEPDNYDSYTRSHGLLSDADAQAFVRLLSAHAHEKGLAIGQKNTSELAGRRGENGLDFAVAEECGEQENCDEYTAAFGDQVVVIEYTDEGLATACARWGGSLSIVRRDRDVVPEGAAGYVRRTC is encoded by the coding sequence GTGAGAACCCTCGTCGGCACGCTCTGCCTGCTCGCGGCCGTCACCGCTTGCTCGCCCGCCACGCCGTCGGCGGGCGGGCAAGCGGTCACGCCGTCCGCCGTGAGCCTCCCGCCGGTACGGGCGGGCTTCGACTACCAGCTCGGCGGTGCCTACCCGCCCGCCGACGGCGTCGAGGTCGTCAGCCGCGACCACACCGCCGCACCCGCCGCCGGGCGCTACACCATCTGTTACGTCAACGCGTTCCAGGCGCAGCCGGGTGCCGAGGCGGAGTGGGGCGACCTGGTGCTCCGGGACGCGAACGGCGAGCCGGTGATCGACGAGGACTGGCACGAGGCCCTGCTCGACCTGCGGACGGCCGGCAAGCGCGAGCGCGTCGCGGCCAAGGTCAACCGCTGGGTGGACGACTGCGCGGTCAAGGGCTTCCGGGCGGTCGAGCCCGACAACTACGACAGCTACACGCGCTCGCACGGCCTCCTCTCCGACGCCGACGCGCAGGCTTTCGTGCGCCTGCTGTCCGCGCACGCGCACGAGAAGGGCCTGGCCATCGGGCAGAAGAACACGTCCGAACTGGCCGGGCGGCGCGGGGAAAACGGGCTCGACTTCGCCGTGGCCGAAGAATGCGGCGAGCAGGAGAACTGCGACGAGTACACGGCCGCGTTCGGCGACCAAGTCGTCGTGATCGAGTACACCGACGAGGGCCTCGCGACCGCGTGCGCCCGCTGGGGCGGTTCGCTCAGCATCGTCCGCCGCGACCGCGACGTCGTTCCCGAAGGGGCGGCCGGGTACGTCCGGCGGACGTGCTGA
- a CDS encoding MarR family winged helix-turn-helix transcriptional regulator: MSTARSAEDLLLDRIGPALSRLRRRTPASGRDLSRNLVLNVVADAPGEMTVGGLAAEMGVAQPVASRTVAACIADGLVRRAASQADGRRTVLELTERGEAERDRFAAEQREAFEAITADWPAADRVQFARLLVRYTTDAGAWSRRG; this comes from the coding sequence GTGAGCACCGCGCGTTCCGCCGAGGACCTGCTGCTGGACCGGATCGGCCCGGCGCTGTCCCGGCTGCGCCGGCGGACCCCGGCCTCGGGCCGTGACCTCTCCCGCAACCTGGTGCTGAACGTGGTCGCCGACGCCCCGGGCGAGATGACCGTCGGCGGGCTCGCCGCCGAAATGGGGGTCGCGCAGCCGGTGGCCAGCCGGACGGTCGCGGCCTGCATCGCCGACGGCCTGGTGCGGCGCGCGGCTTCCCAGGCCGACGGCCGCCGGACCGTGCTGGAGCTCACCGAACGCGGTGAAGCGGAGCGAGACCGCTTCGCCGCCGAGCAGCGCGAGGCGTTCGAAGCCATCACGGCGGACTGGCCGGCGGCGGACCGCGTCCAGTTCGCGCGGCTGCTCGTCCGGTACACCACCGACGCCGGCGCCTGGTCCCGGCGCGGCTGA
- a CDS encoding glycoside hydrolase family 2 TIM barrel-domain containing protein yields the protein MPNSPRPSRRQVLGGAGAAVVTSAIAPVARAAEALARPDLALTGRSTDLGTGWRFALANPDGVTDPDGRFADAPRPGFDDSAWQTVDVPHDWSIELPPTTRGGTSSASGFFRGGLGWYRRTFTLPPSLGGQRVSVEFDGVYSDAHVYLNGELLGNHPYAYTGFAFDLTGKLHTDGRTPNVLAVRAVNPLPSSRWYSGSGIYRRVRLVVTEAVHVARHGTFVTTPDIAAGRGTVRVATDVVNDSAVTVAAEVRTTVTDAAGRVAATGSATVAVLPGRTATAVCAPVVDRPQLWSTGRPQRYAVRTDVVVAGRVLDTTITDFGFRHFEFHPDDGFSLNGVPMKLRGVNLHSSQGALGAVVDAAALEHQMRLMLAMGVNALRTAHNPPDPQLVAVCDRLGILLMVEAFDCWRTGKVEYDYHRDFDAWSGRDIAEMVHAAKNSPSVVLWSIGNEVPDASMAGGPAIAADLIAAVRAIDPTRPVIMGSDRYRSVPAPGSPQDLILRQLDGLGVNYNTAQSIDGLHAKYPDKFFFESESSSETSTRGVYQDPDLLNTGENHTPGKRAASSYDNNLASWTFSGEYSLKKDRDRKFCQGQFLWAGQDYLGEPTPYDVFPVKTSFFGAIDSAGLPKDAFHLFRSQWTTGPMVHLAPDWTDHRPGEPVAVWVYSTVDTVELVLNGRSLGVKKFDRKTTVDGRPYLETTEPSGDDKNDPSGSYTSPNGSGGKLHLTWTVPFEPGTLTAIARDGSREVARDRVVTAGPAHAITLFAPERAEGGAMTFVTASIVDDRGVVVPVGEPVLRFGVRGPGRVAGVDNGRQELAQSYQQPTIPAFKGHAVAVIAATGGRGPITVTASAPGLASGRITLPGTASGQRNGPGARAVESPAPVVAAAADASYSGAPDTLPSAMLDGDPATGWSNFYLKQATATLTAVSRPRARDWVSLAWPAPRRIGVLTARFVVDAKHALPSAAEVAVRTARGWEPVRNLRITWGSGSNDPTTLEFDPVVTAEARLTMTATAFLRISTLVSVKSG from the coding sequence ATGCCGAACTCGCCGCGACCGAGCCGACGCCAGGTACTGGGGGGAGCGGGCGCCGCCGTCGTCACCTCCGCGATCGCGCCGGTCGCCCGGGCCGCCGAGGCGCTCGCCCGGCCGGACCTCGCGCTCACCGGGCGCAGCACCGATCTCGGCACCGGCTGGCGGTTCGCCCTCGCGAACCCCGACGGCGTCACCGACCCGGACGGCCGCTTCGCCGACGCACCGCGGCCCGGCTTCGACGACTCGGCGTGGCAGACCGTCGACGTCCCGCACGACTGGAGCATCGAGCTCCCGCCGACCACGCGGGGCGGCACGAGCAGTGCGTCCGGCTTCTTCCGCGGCGGGCTCGGCTGGTACCGCCGGACGTTCACCCTGCCGCCCTCGCTCGGCGGCCAGCGCGTCTCGGTGGAATTCGACGGCGTCTACTCGGACGCGCACGTGTACCTGAACGGCGAGCTGCTCGGCAACCACCCCTACGCCTACACCGGCTTCGCCTTCGACCTCACCGGCAAACTGCACACCGACGGGCGGACGCCGAACGTCCTCGCCGTGCGGGCGGTGAACCCGTTGCCGAGCAGCCGCTGGTACTCCGGCAGCGGCATCTACCGCCGTGTCCGGCTGGTCGTGACCGAGGCGGTGCACGTGGCCCGGCACGGCACCTTCGTCACCACGCCGGACATCGCCGCCGGCCGGGGGACCGTGCGGGTGGCCACGGACGTCGTGAACGACTCCGCCGTCACGGTGGCGGCCGAGGTGCGCACGACGGTCACCGACGCCGCGGGCCGGGTGGCGGCGACGGGCTCGGCGACCGTGGCCGTGCTCCCCGGCCGGACGGCCACGGCGGTGTGCGCGCCGGTCGTCGACCGGCCGCAGCTGTGGTCGACCGGGCGGCCACAGCGGTACGCGGTGCGCACCGACGTCGTCGTGGCCGGGCGGGTGCTCGACACGACCATCACGGACTTCGGCTTCCGCCACTTCGAGTTCCACCCGGACGACGGGTTCTCGCTCAACGGCGTGCCGATGAAGCTGCGCGGGGTCAACCTGCACTCGTCTCAGGGCGCGCTCGGCGCGGTCGTCGACGCGGCCGCGCTGGAGCACCAGATGCGGCTGATGCTCGCGATGGGCGTGAACGCGCTGCGCACCGCGCACAACCCGCCCGACCCGCAGCTGGTGGCGGTCTGCGACCGGCTCGGGATCCTCCTGATGGTCGAGGCGTTCGACTGCTGGCGGACCGGCAAGGTCGAGTACGACTACCACCGCGACTTCGACGCGTGGAGCGGGCGGGACATCGCGGAAATGGTGCACGCGGCCAAGAACTCGCCGTCGGTCGTGCTGTGGTCGATCGGCAACGAGGTGCCGGACGCGTCGATGGCGGGCGGGCCGGCGATCGCGGCGGACCTGATCGCGGCGGTCCGGGCGATCGACCCGACCCGGCCGGTGATCATGGGGTCCGACCGCTACCGGAGCGTGCCCGCGCCGGGTTCGCCGCAGGACCTGATCCTGCGGCAGCTCGACGGCCTTGGCGTCAACTACAACACCGCCCAGTCGATCGACGGGCTGCACGCAAAGTACCCGGACAAATTCTTCTTCGAGTCGGAATCGTCGTCGGAAACCTCGACGCGCGGGGTGTACCAGGACCCGGACCTGCTCAACACCGGGGAGAACCACACGCCGGGCAAGCGGGCGGCGTCGTCCTACGACAACAACCTGGCTTCGTGGACGTTCAGCGGCGAGTACTCGCTGAAGAAGGACCGGGACCGGAAGTTCTGCCAGGGCCAGTTCCTCTGGGCCGGGCAGGACTACCTCGGCGAGCCGACGCCGTACGACGTCTTCCCGGTCAAGACGTCGTTCTTCGGCGCGATCGACAGCGCGGGCCTGCCGAAGGACGCCTTCCACCTCTTCCGCAGCCAGTGGACGACCGGGCCGATGGTGCACCTGGCGCCCGACTGGACGGACCACCGGCCGGGCGAACCGGTCGCGGTGTGGGTCTACTCCACTGTGGACACTGTCGAGCTGGTCCTCAACGGCCGCTCTCTGGGCGTGAAGAAGTTCGACCGGAAGACCACTGTGGACGGACGGCCGTACCTGGAGACGACCGAGCCGTCCGGCGACGACAAGAACGACCCCTCGGGCAGCTACACCAGCCCGAACGGCAGCGGCGGCAAGCTGCACCTGACGTGGACGGTGCCGTTCGAACCGGGCACGCTGACCGCGATCGCCCGCGACGGCAGCCGTGAGGTGGCCCGCGACCGGGTCGTCACCGCCGGGCCGGCGCACGCGATCACGCTGTTCGCGCCGGAGCGGGCCGAAGGCGGGGCGATGACGTTCGTGACGGCGTCCATTGTGGACGACCGGGGCGTGGTCGTGCCCGTGGGCGAACCGGTGCTGCGGTTCGGCGTGCGCGGCCCGGGCCGGGTGGCCGGGGTGGACAACGGCAGGCAGGAGCTGGCCCAGAGCTACCAGCAGCCCACGATCCCGGCGTTCAAGGGGCACGCGGTCGCGGTGATCGCGGCGACCGGCGGCCGTGGCCCGATCACCGTGACGGCGTCCGCGCCGGGGCTGGCGTCCGGCCGGATCACTTTGCCGGGCACTGCTTCCGGGCAGCGCAACGGACCGGGAGCGCGGGCGGTGGAGTCCCCCGCGCCGGTCGTGGCGGCGGCCGCGGACGCGAGCTATTCCGGCGCGCCGGACACGCTGCCGTCGGCGATGCTGGACGGAGACCCGGCCACCGGCTGGTCGAACTTCTACCTGAAGCAGGCAACCGCGACGCTGACCGCCGTGAGCCGGCCGCGGGCCCGGGACTGGGTGTCGCTGGCCTGGCCCGCGCCGCGGCGGATCGGCGTGCTCACCGCCCGGTTCGTCGTCGACGCGAAGCACGCGCTGCCGTCGGCAGCGGAGGTCGCGGTCCGCACCGCGCGCGGGTGGGAGCCGGTGCGCAACCTCCGGATCACGTGGGGGAGCGGCTCGAACGACCCGACGACGCTCGAGTTCGATCCCGTGGTGACCGCGGAAGCCCGGCTGACGATGACCGCGACCGCCTTCCTCCGCATCAGCACGCTCGTGAGTGTTAAGTCGGGTTAG
- a CDS encoding AMP-binding protein, whose amino-acid sequence MSWYDAKPWLASYDERVREAGPATPTTLPETFRRAVEHVPDRVAIAYFDARLSYRELDELSDGVARYLTGHGFARGDRLALVLQNIPQFVIALLGAWKAGGIVVPVNPMYRERELTHVLTDAGVKAIVCSQRGWNAYIAKTVEGSSVEISLTTSELEFQTRDDERVLAKVEKEETPGATELLEAANTPGPKPPEPAFALDDTALISYTSGTSGTPKGATNTHGNIGTNAAGLGSFSGLPAGSTLFGLAPLFHITGMVCEVGSAIDIEGTLALAYRFEPGVVLDAFLEHRPSYTVGPSTAYMALMAHPSFSRDHFASFALLYSGGAALPPAVVEAFRAKTGHYIHNGYGLTETTAGCVVVPGTLEAPIDPESGTISIGLPVPDTIVRILGENGEELPFGQPGEIAVEGPMVVSGYWNRPDATAEALPGGRLLTGDIGFMDERGWVYVVDRKKDMINASGFKVWPREVEDVLYTHPAVREAAVVGIADEYRGETVKAYVSPAPGAAADPAELVAWCKERLAAYKYPRTVVVLDELPKTTSGKILRRELRARG is encoded by the coding sequence ATGAGCTGGTACGACGCGAAGCCTTGGCTCGCGAGCTACGACGAGCGCGTGCGGGAGGCGGGACCGGCGACACCGACGACGTTGCCCGAGACGTTCCGCCGCGCCGTGGAGCACGTCCCGGACCGGGTCGCGATCGCGTACTTCGACGCGCGGCTGAGCTACCGGGAGCTCGACGAGCTCTCCGACGGCGTCGCCCGCTACCTGACCGGCCACGGCTTCGCGCGGGGCGACCGGCTCGCCCTGGTGCTGCAGAACATCCCGCAGTTCGTGATCGCGCTGCTCGGCGCGTGGAAGGCCGGCGGGATCGTCGTCCCGGTCAACCCGATGTACCGCGAGCGCGAGCTCACCCACGTGCTCACCGACGCCGGCGTCAAGGCGATCGTCTGCTCGCAGCGCGGCTGGAACGCCTACATCGCCAAGACCGTCGAGGGCAGCTCCGTCGAAATCTCGCTCACCACCAGCGAACTCGAGTTCCAGACCCGCGACGACGAGCGCGTGCTGGCCAAGGTCGAGAAGGAGGAGACCCCGGGCGCCACCGAACTCCTCGAAGCCGCGAACACGCCGGGTCCGAAGCCCCCGGAACCCGCGTTCGCGCTCGATGACACCGCCTTGATCAGCTACACCTCCGGCACCAGCGGCACGCCGAAGGGCGCCACCAACACCCACGGCAACATCGGCACCAACGCCGCCGGGCTCGGCTCGTTCAGCGGCCTGCCCGCCGGTTCCACGCTGTTCGGGCTCGCGCCGCTGTTCCACATCACCGGCATGGTCTGCGAAGTCGGCTCCGCGATCGACATCGAGGGCACGCTCGCGCTGGCCTACCGCTTCGAGCCCGGCGTCGTGCTCGACGCCTTCCTGGAGCACCGGCCGTCGTACACGGTCGGGCCGTCCACGGCGTACATGGCGCTGATGGCCCACCCGTCCTTCAGCCGCGACCACTTCGCGTCCTTCGCGCTGCTGTACTCCGGCGGCGCCGCGCTGCCGCCCGCCGTCGTCGAGGCGTTCCGCGCGAAGACCGGGCACTACATCCACAACGGGTACGGCCTGACCGAAACCACCGCGGGCTGCGTCGTCGTCCCCGGCACCCTCGAAGCGCCGATCGACCCGGAGTCCGGCACCATCTCGATCGGCCTGCCGGTGCCGGACACGATCGTCCGGATCCTCGGCGAGAACGGCGAAGAACTGCCGTTCGGGCAGCCGGGGGAGATCGCCGTCGAGGGCCCGATGGTCGTCTCGGGCTACTGGAACCGGCCGGACGCGACTGCCGAAGCCCTGCCCGGCGGGCGGCTGCTCACCGGCGACATCGGGTTCATGGACGAGCGCGGCTGGGTCTACGTCGTCGACCGCAAGAAGGACATGATCAACGCGTCCGGCTTCAAGGTCTGGCCGCGCGAAGTCGAGGACGTCCTCTACACGCACCCGGCCGTCCGCGAAGCCGCCGTCGTCGGGATCGCCGACGAGTACCGCGGTGAGACGGTCAAGGCGTACGTCAGCCCCGCGCCGGGGGCGGCCGCCGATCCGGCGGAACTCGTGGCGTGGTGCAAGGAACGGCTCGCCGCCTACAAGTACCCGCGCACGGTCGTGGTGCTCGACGAGCTGCCGAAGACCACCAGCGGCAAGATCCTCCGCCGCGAACTGCGGGCCAGGGGGTAG